Proteins from a genomic interval of Oncorhynchus nerka isolate Pitt River linkage group LG13, Oner_Uvic_2.0, whole genome shotgun sequence:
- the LOC115140150 gene encoding aldo-keto reductase family 1 member A1-A-like isoform X2, protein MRLGPGKALRREAVFLTSKLWNTQHHPDDVETACRKSLIHLGLNYLDLYLMHWPMAFQRGTELMPKRADGSVCYDDIHYQETWVAMESLVDKGLVRAIGLSNFNARQTDDIISIAKHKPVVNQVECHPYLSQAELLSHCRSVGVCVTAYSPLGSGDRPWASPDEPCLLQDPGLGAIALRHSMTPAQVILRWQVQRGVVCIPKSVTPSRIQQNIQVFDFSLSDEDMKQMESFSRNERYIVPAVERDGKRVWRDAEHPHFPFNEPY, encoded by the exons ATGAGGCTGGGACCAGGAAAG GCCCTGCGTCGTGAGGCTGTATTTCTGACCTCTAAGCTGTGGAACACCCAGCATCACCCTGACGATGTAGAGACAGCCTGTAGGAAGAGTCTAATACATCTGGGACTGAACTACCTGGACCTCTACCTCATGCATTGGCCCATGGCCTTCCA GCGTGGGACAGAGCTGATGCCTAAGCGGGCCGATGGGAGTGTGTGTTACGATGACATACACTACCAGGAAACCTGGGTTGCCATGGAGAGCCTGGTTGATAAGGGGCTGGTCCGAGCCATCGGTCTGTCCAACTTCAacgccagacagacagacgataTCATCAGCATCGCCAAACACAAGCCTGTAGTCAACCAG GTGGAGTGTCACCCATACCTGTCCCAGGCTGAGTTGCTGAGTCACTGCag GTCGGTAGGTGTATGTGTGACGGCCTACAGCCCCCTGGGTAGCGGTGACAGGCCCTGGGCCTCGCCTGATGAACCCTGCCTGCTGCAGGACCCTGGACTGGGGGCTATCGCCCTCCGCCACAGCATGACCCCTGCTCAGGTCATACTCCG gTGGCAGGTACAGAGAGGGGTAGTCTGCATCCCCAAAAGTGTCACGCCCTCCAGGATCCAGCAGAACATACAG GTGTTTGACTTCTCTCTGTCGGATGAAGACATGAAGCAGATGGAGTCATTCAGCAGAAACGAGAGGTACATCGTCCCAGCTGTGGAG AGGGACGGAAAGAGAGTGTGGAGGGACGCAGAGCACCCCCATTTCCCCTTCAATGAGCCGTACTGA
- the LOC115140150 gene encoding aldo-keto reductase family 1 member A1-A-like isoform X1 has protein sequence MSSCVTLSSGHKIPLVGLGTWKSAPGQVKQAVLTALDCGYRHIDCAAAYSNEQEVGEALAMRLGPGKALRREAVFLTSKLWNTQHHPDDVETACRKSLIHLGLNYLDLYLMHWPMAFQRGTELMPKRADGSVCYDDIHYQETWVAMESLVDKGLVRAIGLSNFNARQTDDIISIAKHKPVVNQVECHPYLSQAELLSHCRSVGVCVTAYSPLGSGDRPWASPDEPCLLQDPGLGAIALRHSMTPAQVILRWQVQRGVVCIPKSVTPSRIQQNIQVFDFSLSDEDMKQMESFSRNERYIVPAVERDGKRVWRDAEHPHFPFNEPY, from the exons ATGAGTTCTTGCGTGACCCTGTCGTCAGGGCATAAGATTCCCCTGGTGGGGCTGGGCACCTGGAAGAGTGCCCCTGGACAG GTGAAGCAGGCGGTGCTGACGGCTCTAGACTGTGGCTACAGACACATTGATTGTGCTGCTGCGTACAGTAATGAGCAGGAGGTCGGGGAGGCACTGGCTATGAGGCTGGGACCAGGAAAG GCCCTGCGTCGTGAGGCTGTATTTCTGACCTCTAAGCTGTGGAACACCCAGCATCACCCTGACGATGTAGAGACAGCCTGTAGGAAGAGTCTAATACATCTGGGACTGAACTACCTGGACCTCTACCTCATGCATTGGCCCATGGCCTTCCA GCGTGGGACAGAGCTGATGCCTAAGCGGGCCGATGGGAGTGTGTGTTACGATGACATACACTACCAGGAAACCTGGGTTGCCATGGAGAGCCTGGTTGATAAGGGGCTGGTCCGAGCCATCGGTCTGTCCAACTTCAacgccagacagacagacgataTCATCAGCATCGCCAAACACAAGCCTGTAGTCAACCAG GTGGAGTGTCACCCATACCTGTCCCAGGCTGAGTTGCTGAGTCACTGCag GTCGGTAGGTGTATGTGTGACGGCCTACAGCCCCCTGGGTAGCGGTGACAGGCCCTGGGCCTCGCCTGATGAACCCTGCCTGCTGCAGGACCCTGGACTGGGGGCTATCGCCCTCCGCCACAGCATGACCCCTGCTCAGGTCATACTCCG gTGGCAGGTACAGAGAGGGGTAGTCTGCATCCCCAAAAGTGTCACGCCCTCCAGGATCCAGCAGAACATACAG GTGTTTGACTTCTCTCTGTCGGATGAAGACATGAAGCAGATGGAGTCATTCAGCAGAAACGAGAGGTACATCGTCCCAGCTGTGGAG AGGGACGGAAAGAGAGTGTGGAGGGACGCAGAGCACCCCCATTTCCCCTTCAATGAGCCGTACTGA